The following coding sequences are from one Nicotiana tabacum cultivar K326 chromosome 1, ASM71507v2, whole genome shotgun sequence window:
- the LOC107776313 gene encoding mediator of RNA polymerase II transcription subunit 32, which produces MDSIVDALNNAYQDFVAAAAAALESKESSNGQKTVATDAALENFKQRWELFRVACDQAEEFVESVKQRIGSECLVDEATGSVSGKPGQSSTTSGLQPISAVRLEQMSKAVRWLVIELQHGSGASSASTHPNPSAPFDARFTEDAAQ; this is translated from the coding sequence ATGGATAGTATTGTAGATGCACTGAACAATGCATATCAAGATTTTGTTGCAGCAGCTGCAGCTGCACTTGAATCAAAGGAGAGTTCAAATGGTCAGAAAACAGTAGCAACTGACGCTGCATTAGAAAACTTTAAGCAACGATGGGAGTTGTTCAGGGTTGCTTGTGATCAGGCAGAGGAGTTTGTTGAGTCAGTTAAGCAAAGAATAGGTTCAGAATGTCTTGTCGATGAGGCTACGGGATCTGTTTCAGGGAAGCCTGGGCAATCATCAACAACAAGTGGCCTTCAACCCATTAGTGCTGTTAGATTGGAGCAGATGAGTAAAGCTGTCAGATGGCTAGTGATAGAATTGCAACATGGTTCTGGAGCGAGTAGTGCTTCTACACACCCCAACCCTTCTGCTCCTTTTGATGCTAGATTTACTGAAGATGCCGCTCAATAG
- the LOC107776314 gene encoding uncharacterized protein LOC107776314 gives MARWDQILSLPVQNPPTLEFSSAELVWSKVEGWRDNIDRVALIPFARVDDFVRGESANKECPTRFHVEARRRRPAEITYKPKVDGILEYILYWCSFGPDDHRKGGIVRPSRTTYVPKKKPAGRPNTKRGCTCHFIVKRLIAEPSVALIIYNQDKHIDKNGLPCHGPQDKKAAGTRAMYAPYISEDLRLRVLSLLYVGVSVETIMQRHNESVERQGGPCNRDDLLTHRYVRRQERSIRRSTYELDSDDAVSISMWVESHQNHVFFYENFSDSDPFVLGIQTEWQLQQLIRFGNHGLLASDSKFGTNKLKYPIHSLVVFNSDNKAIPVAWIIAPRFSSGDTLRWMRALYNRVHMKDPKWKLAGFIVDDPSADVPAIREVFQCSVLICFWRVRHAWHKNLIKKCSEMETCAAIAKWLGQAVHHICKGDGTAVLFEEFMEDFVDAADFMDYFKATWYPRLGLWTSALRTLPLASQETCSAMEYYHNQLKLRLLNEKELSVYERADWLVDKLDTTVHSYFWLDEYSGKDEFARYWKNEWMSGLTAWQKSLQIPDSDVLVEGDYSKVVDQEDRHQLHVVRSPASEYAICDCNWAKMGNLCEHTLKSIKYLRDKGSITPSTSMFQYMQALVDMLRCPPYDSLIRDHALSLAVWVQTQLDAQLGPGSGQFMRQGLQLTAATPGHYTEVVNASNRTDTLPYVVGGLTELQHSSSATDNLSGGQIDRVCTENRVPAVENSPVEMETSPLSISACATQLFSLDGVTSADVFAENGGVMVGEELDTTKNLPSTDTSFANSNGFEDDVLNKADCATMVDEQPQPLYVAPAEKSLDQCLRNQQNDLCCNSIEPEISPRLQNVDNRIDNAISSTTKPVESSLVNMVEASEVEKHMRIDSIDENAGITSVLTA, from the exons ATGGCTAGATGGGATCAAATTCTTTCTCTTCCTGTTCAGAACCCCCCGACTTTGGAGTTTTCTTCTGCTGAACTTGTGTGGTCTAAGGTAGAAGGTTGGCGCGATAACATAGACAGAGTTGCTCTCATTCCGTTTGCTAGAGTAGATGACTTTGTTAGAGGGGAATCTGCTAATAAAGAATGTCCAACAAGATTCCATGTTGAAGCTCGGAGACGTCGGCCTGCAGAGATAACTTACAAGCCTAAAGTTGATGGCATCCTTGAATATATTCT GTACTGGTGCTCCTTTGGTCCTGATGATCATAGAAAGGGTGGAATCGTGCGACCAAGTAGAACGACGTACGTCCCTAAGAAAAAACCTGCTGGTCGACCTAATACAAAGAGGGGGTGCACATGCCATTTTATTGTCAAACGCTTAATTGCTGAACCATCTGTAGCACTTATCATATATAACCAAGATAAGCACATAGATAAGAACGGATTACCATGCCATGGCCCACAGGACAAAAAGGCTGCTGGAACACGTGCCATGTATGCTCCATACATCTCAGAGGATCTTCGCCTCCGTGTTTTGTCTCTGCTCTATGTTGGAGTGTCTGTGGAAACAATCATGCAGAGGCACAATGAATCAGTGGAGAGACAAGGAGGTCCATGCAACCGAGATGACCTTTTAACTCACAGGTATGTTCGGAGACAAGAGAGGAGCATAAGGCGCTCTACTTATGAACTTGACTCAGATGATGCAGTCAGCATTAGCATGTGGGTTGAAAGTCACCAGAATCATGTGTTCTTTTATGAGAATTTCTCTGATTCCGATCCGTTTGTCTTGGGCATTCAAACAGAATGGCAGTTGCAACAGCTGATTCGGTTTGGAAACCATGGCCTTCTAGCCTCTGATTCAAAGTTTGGAACTAATAAACTAAAG TATCCTATTCACAGTCTTGTTGTGTTCAACTCAGACAACAAGGCTATACCGGTGGCATGGATAATAGCACCTAGATTTTCAAGTGGAGATACACTTAGGTGGATGAGGGCCCTATATAACAGAGTTCATATGAAAGATCCTAAGTGGAAGTTGGCTGGATTCATTGTGGATGATCCTTCAGCTGATGTCCCTGCAATCAG GGAAGTGTTTCAGTGCTCTGTATTGATATGCTTTTGGCGGGTTCGTCATGCATGGCATAAGAACTTGATTAAGAAATGCTCAGAAATGGAGACCTGTGCTGCAATTGCAAAGTGGCTAGGCCAGGCTGTGCATCACATCTGCAAAGGGGATGGAACTGCTGTTTTGTTTGAAGAATTTATGGAAGATTTCGTGGATGCTGCAGACTTTATGGACTATTTCAAGGCCACATGGTACCCAAGACTAG GGCTCTGGACTAGTGCATTGAGAACTCTTCCTCTTGCCAGCCAGGAGACATGCTCGGCGATGGAGTACTATCACAACCAATTGAAGCTTAGGTTATTGAATGAGAAGGAATTAAGTGTATATGAACGTGCTGATTGGCTTGTAGATAAGCTAGATACCACAGTGCATTCTTACTTCTGGCTTGATGAGTACTCAGGGAAGGATGAGTTTGCACGTTACTGGAAGAATGAATGGATGAGTGGCTTAACAGCTTGGCAGAAATCTTTGCAGATTCCAGATTCTGATGTGTTAGTTGAGGGTGACTATTCAAAAGTAGTTGATCAGGAAGATCGGCATCAACTGCATGTTGTTCGGAGTCCAGCTTCAGAGTATGCAATTTGTGATTGTAATTGGGCAAAAATGGGAAACTTATGTGAACATACTCTCAAAAGCATTAAATATCTCCGTGACAAAGGGTCTATTACTCCATCCACCAGTATGTTCCAATATATGCAGGCTCTGGTCGATATGTTACGGTGCCCACCTTATGATTCTTTGATTCGTGATCATGCACTTTCTCTAGCAGTCTGGGTGCAGACGCAGTTGGATGCTCAACTTGGTCCTGGAAGTGGCCAGTTCATGCGACAAGGACTTCAGCTGACTGCTGCCACACCTGGTCACTACACAGAAGTGGTGAATGCGAGCAATAGAACAGACACATTACCCTATGTGGTAGGTGGTCTGACTGAGCTCCAGCATTCGAGTTCTGCCACTGATAATTTGAGTGGTGGCCAGATTGATCGGGTATGTACTGAAAACAGAGTACCTGCTGTGGAAAATTCTCCTGTTGAGATGGAAACCAGCCCATTATCCATCTCCGCTTGTGCGACTCAATTGTTTTCCCTTGATGGGGTCACATCAGCTGATGTGTTTGCTGAGAATGGAGGTGTCATGGTTGGTGAGGAGCTGGATACGACGAAGAATCTTCCTTCTACAGACACATCATTTGCAAATTCAAACGGTTTTGAAGATGATGTCTTGAACAAAGCTGACTGTGCAACTATGGTGGATGAGCAACCACAGCCTCTCTATGTAGCTCCAGCTGAGAAGTCTCTAGATCAATGCTTGAGGAACCAGCAGAATGACCTATGCTGCAACTCTATAGAGCCAGAAATTAGTCCTAGATTACAGAATGTTGACAACAGAATCGATAATGCAATTTCATCCACAACCAAGCCAGTAGAATCCTCTCTGGTCAATATGGTTGAAGCCTCTGAAGTTGAAAAGCACATGAGGATAGATTCCATTGATGAAAATGCTGGTATAACGAGTGTCCTAACCGCTTAA